In Deinococcus detaillensis, the following are encoded in one genomic region:
- the brxC gene encoding BREX system P-loop protein BrxC: protein MPDTAVTNAEVFYRNPQTFIIPNNGVTTLSTPDDEKKWSVLRWELESFVCEGQYAEGLRRLLQTYLNRIDEAEQPGWWVSGFYGSGKSHFVRVLEHLWADTRFPDGSTARELVSVPEDVSVLLRELTTVGRREGGLWSASGTLGAEAEGAVRLAFARILLRAAGLPAEYQQGRLVMWLRHKGAYEAVRAEVEASSETWKFALGNMYLSQPLAAAIQLHVPGYQDEATVRELLRLQFPKPNDLSEDELISVTEDLMAFQSQKPGKLPCTLVVLDEVQQYIGDSRDRVDQVARLAEAITKRFGGRLLLVTTGQSAMGATPQLAKIKDRFPLGIELSSTDVDQVVRKVVLRKNPAHLPELVHALERASGEIARHLPGTKLAPQASDQGVLTQDYPILPTRRRLWEEFLRAIDRAGSTGQLRSQLRITHEAAQAVAQRAIGNVVGADFVYRPLAGQLRSTSVLLDDTYTLIERLDDGTEAGRLRQRVAQLLFILSKLDGRLGVRATEATLADLLIEDLEAGSGHLRARLPEVLKEMIDAGTVMQTGQEYRLQTKEGGEWESTYRSAFNALQDDEVRQVQERESLLRKAIDENTRKQLMISQGVSKTARKAEVVYAAPTGNSGHVPVWVRPGWNDSVQEVRNDALAAGTSSPTIFVYVPEPKRAELKEQLTTWLAAGEVLSARPLASTPEAHEAQAAMQTRRRIAQLDIDRLIAQAVDGAQVFQAGGQELEGNLRAVLPTALQASVSRLYPRFGEGDHARWESAYRQARQENHSALSAVEFHDELIKHPVVKAVQGEIGAGKKGSDLRRTFMAVPYGWPQDAVDTALTLLTLTGHLRAALNGSPVQAKQLDASTIGKADFRLENVTLTKGQLLSVRKLYQDIGLKAEGGQEASVAPAYVKSLSEKLTASGGDAPLPERLGNGPLLALHGLSGPELLLGLAESQPALLELRRAADERAELINKRLDHWQKLQILLRHTADADLKAQANAIKEGRLLLSDPDPMEPLRNALMNSLRSHLQGARTAYAETYTSHLSALGALPQWQTLPLAEQASWLTREGLSAPSEEKLGGINEIISALEQQSLKAWQDATELVPSRFDRVRQAFLKSLEPAAKWLRPPGATLKTAEDVEAYVSALRQQLLTIVVDHNQPVIVQGE, encoded by the coding sequence ATGCCCGACACCGCCGTCACCAACGCCGAAGTATTTTACCGCAATCCCCAAACGTTCATCATTCCCAACAACGGCGTCACGACCCTGAGCACTCCGGACGACGAGAAGAAATGGAGCGTGCTGCGCTGGGAACTGGAGAGCTTCGTTTGTGAAGGCCAGTATGCCGAGGGCCTGAGGCGCTTGCTGCAGACCTACTTGAACCGTATCGATGAAGCCGAGCAGCCTGGGTGGTGGGTCAGCGGGTTTTACGGCTCTGGAAAATCACACTTCGTGCGGGTGCTGGAGCACCTGTGGGCCGATACCCGCTTCCCCGACGGCAGCACCGCCAGGGAGCTGGTGAGCGTGCCGGAAGACGTCAGCGTGCTGCTGCGCGAACTGACGACGGTGGGTCGCCGGGAGGGTGGTCTATGGTCAGCGTCCGGGACCCTGGGGGCTGAAGCCGAAGGAGCGGTGCGCCTGGCCTTCGCGCGGATTTTGCTGCGTGCCGCAGGTCTGCCTGCCGAGTATCAGCAAGGACGGCTGGTCATGTGGCTCAGGCACAAGGGTGCTTACGAAGCGGTCAGAGCCGAGGTCGAAGCTTCAAGTGAAACCTGGAAGTTTGCGCTGGGGAATATGTACCTCTCACAGCCGCTGGCAGCGGCCATCCAGCTGCACGTGCCCGGTTACCAGGACGAAGCGACGGTCCGGGAGCTGCTGCGCTTGCAATTTCCGAAACCCAATGATCTCAGCGAGGATGAACTGATCAGCGTCACGGAAGACCTGATGGCCTTCCAGAGCCAGAAGCCGGGTAAATTGCCGTGTACGCTGGTCGTGTTGGATGAGGTGCAGCAGTATATCGGCGACAGTCGTGACCGGGTCGATCAAGTTGCCCGCCTGGCTGAGGCCATCACGAAACGCTTTGGAGGTCGCCTCTTGCTGGTGACCACGGGGCAATCGGCCATGGGCGCAACGCCGCAGCTGGCCAAGATCAAGGACCGGTTCCCGCTGGGCATCGAGCTGAGCAGCACGGACGTGGATCAGGTGGTGCGCAAGGTCGTTTTGCGCAAGAATCCCGCCCACCTGCCTGAGCTGGTTCACGCGCTCGAACGGGCCAGTGGCGAGATCGCGCGGCATTTGCCAGGAACCAAACTGGCTCCGCAGGCCAGCGATCAGGGCGTGCTGACGCAGGACTACCCGATTCTGCCCACGCGCCGCCGCCTATGGGAGGAGTTCCTGCGGGCCATTGACCGGGCCGGCAGTACCGGGCAGCTGCGCAGTCAGTTGCGAATTACGCATGAGGCGGCACAGGCGGTGGCTCAGAGGGCCATCGGGAACGTGGTCGGTGCGGACTTCGTGTACCGTCCGCTGGCCGGACAGCTGCGCAGCACATCGGTGCTGCTCGACGACACCTACACCCTGATTGAGCGGCTTGACGACGGAACCGAGGCGGGGCGACTCCGCCAGCGGGTGGCGCAGCTGCTGTTTATCCTCTCCAAGCTTGACGGCCGTCTGGGGGTACGCGCCACGGAGGCAACCCTGGCCGATTTATTGATCGAGGATCTGGAGGCAGGAAGCGGACATCTGCGGGCCCGGCTGCCTGAAGTGCTCAAAGAGATGATTGACGCCGGTACGGTGATGCAAACCGGGCAGGAGTACCGCTTGCAGACCAAGGAGGGCGGTGAGTGGGAAAGTACTTACCGAAGTGCTTTTAACGCCCTGCAAGACGATGAGGTCAGGCAAGTTCAGGAACGCGAGAGCTTGCTGCGCAAGGCCATCGACGAGAACACCAGAAAGCAGCTGATGATCAGCCAGGGTGTCAGCAAGACGGCCCGCAAGGCGGAGGTCGTGTACGCTGCGCCCACCGGCAACTCAGGCCATGTACCGGTCTGGGTGCGGCCCGGCTGGAATGATTCGGTCCAGGAGGTGCGAAACGATGCGCTGGCAGCCGGAACCAGCTCGCCCACCATCTTCGTGTACGTTCCAGAACCCAAACGCGCCGAACTCAAAGAGCAACTGACGACCTGGCTCGCCGCCGGGGAAGTCCTCTCCGCGCGGCCCCTGGCCAGCACACCGGAAGCGCACGAAGCCCAGGCCGCCATGCAGACGCGCCGGAGAATCGCGCAGCTGGACATTGACCGCCTGATTGCCCAGGCTGTCGACGGCGCACAAGTCTTCCAGGCAGGCGGTCAGGAACTGGAGGGCAACCTCCGCGCTGTGCTGCCTACCGCGCTTCAGGCGTCCGTTTCGCGGCTTTACCCGCGCTTTGGCGAAGGGGACCATGCTCGCTGGGAAAGTGCTTACCGGCAAGCCCGGCAGGAAAACCACAGCGCCCTCAGTGCCGTCGAGTTTCATGACGAGCTGATCAAGCACCCAGTCGTCAAGGCCGTGCAAGGGGAGATCGGGGCCGGGAAAAAGGGAAGCGATCTGCGCCGCACCTTCATGGCCGTGCCGTACGGCTGGCCGCAGGACGCGGTGGACACGGCCCTGACCCTCCTGACCCTGACGGGACACCTCCGCGCTGCTCTAAACGGCTCACCCGTGCAGGCCAAACAACTTGACGCCTCCACGATCGGTAAGGCGGACTTTAGACTGGAAAATGTCACGCTGACCAAAGGGCAACTGCTGAGCGTGCGTAAGCTGTACCAGGACATCGGCCTGAAAGCCGAAGGCGGGCAAGAAGCGTCGGTGGCTCCCGCCTATGTCAAGAGCCTGAGCGAGAAGCTCACCGCTTCGGGGGGCGACGCGCCGCTGCCGGAACGGCTCGGGAACGGGCCGCTGCTGGCCCTGCACGGTCTGAGCGGTCCGGAACTGCTGCTTGGGCTGGCGGAGTCGCAGCCTGCCTTGCTGGAGCTGCGCCGGGCGGCCGACGAGCGGGCCGAACTCATCAACAAGCGGCTCGACCACTGGCAGAAACTCCAGATTCTGCTGCGCCACACCGCCGACGCTGACTTGAAAGCTCAGGCAAACGCCATCAAGGAAGGCCGACTGCTGCTGAGTGATCCTGATCCGATGGAGCCGCTGCGCAACGCCCTGATGAACAGTCTGCGCAGCCACCTGCAAGGAGCCCGCACAGCCTACGCCGAGACGTATACCAGCCACCTGAGCGCCCTGGGTGCCTTGCCGCAGTGGCAAACCCTTCCGCTAGCCGAGCAGGCGTCCTGGCTGACCCGCGAGGGCCTGAGTGCCCCGAGTGAGGAGAAGCTGGGGGGCATCAACGAGATCATCAGTGCCCTGGAACAGCAAAGCCTCAAGGCCTGGCAGGACGCCACCGAACTCGTGCCCAGCCGATTCGACCGGGTACGGCAGGCCTTCTTGAAGAGCCTGGAACCTGCCGCAAAGTGGCTGCGCCCGCCCGGCGCGACCCTCAAAACGGCCGAGGACGTGGAAGCCTACGTCAGCGCCCTGCGTCAGCAACTCCTGACCATTGTTGTTGATCACAATCAGCCCGTCATCGTGCAGGGCGAATGA
- a CDS encoding DUF1788 domain-containing protein produces the protein MNVSKQLLQKYRTHLELRWPQYLSATERVWIAVYDPEEERRMRAAVPEFGLVTEEVGVQWAQIDLTHAFAQWMNAHPYREEYFREPDLLSATLTDFEDHLFEDLQAALAPLPQRSVACVTGASALFGLTRISKVIERAAPALQGRMLLFFPGSLDGHNYRLLNARDGWNYHSVPLVP, from the coding sequence TTGAACGTCTCCAAGCAGCTCCTGCAAAAGTACCGCACGCACCTGGAGTTGCGCTGGCCGCAGTATTTGTCGGCCACTGAGCGGGTGTGGATCGCCGTCTACGATCCGGAAGAGGAGCGGCGCATGCGGGCGGCCGTGCCGGAGTTCGGCCTGGTCACCGAGGAAGTCGGCGTTCAGTGGGCGCAAATAGACCTGACGCACGCCTTTGCGCAGTGGATGAATGCTCATCCGTACCGGGAAGAGTACTTTCGGGAGCCCGACCTTCTGTCTGCGACTTTAACGGACTTTGAAGATCACCTCTTTGAAGACCTTCAAGCCGCGCTGGCTCCATTGCCTCAGCGGAGCGTGGCTTGCGTGACCGGAGCCAGCGCTCTGTTTGGGCTCACCCGCATCTCTAAGGTGATCGAGCGCGCCGCACCTGCCCTTCAAGGGCGCATGCTGCTCTTCTTTCCAGGATCGCTTGATGGTCACAATTACCGCCTGCTCAATGCCCGTGACGGCTGGAATTACCACTCCGTCCCGCTGGTGCCCTGA
- a CDS encoding helix-turn-helix transcriptional regulator, whose protein sequence is MSAPTTKAHRIRAVLDHLGRAEYSARDLTRRLELPDAKLRSVQRDLEELQQSGEIERTSDGKYRRPVRATPLNPVEALAVYSAARMLYHHAAEYNEHYLTALEKLTAQLPAPARRVALLANEAYRQRPNEGGSRTFELAAQAWLDGRVMKCDYHSPQKVSPMELIIYFIEVNARNREAYAIGVNRLKEGGRPYVYRLSRMRNMTLLSDECQIPEDFRPLEYLSNAWGIMTGETVKVELFFSPAVKERVLETHLGQGAEAVTLASGHTRVILNVGGVKELVPWLLGWGGQVEVIGPPELRRAVAEGHQQGQAVYA, encoded by the coding sequence GTGAGTGCCCCCACCACCAAAGCGCACCGGATCCGGGCGGTGCTCGATCACCTGGGCCGCGCCGAGTACAGCGCCCGCGACCTGACTCGCCGCCTGGAACTGCCGGACGCCAAGCTCCGCAGCGTGCAACGTGACCTTGAGGAGCTGCAGCAGAGCGGCGAGATCGAGCGCACCTCCGATGGCAAATACCGCCGCCCGGTCCGTGCCACGCCGCTCAATCCGGTGGAGGCACTGGCCGTCTACTCGGCGGCGCGGATGCTTTACCACCACGCCGCCGAGTACAACGAGCATTACCTGACAGCGCTGGAAAAGCTCACGGCGCAGCTGCCCGCCCCGGCCCGCCGGGTGGCGCTGCTGGCCAACGAAGCTTACCGGCAGCGCCCGAACGAGGGTGGCTCTCGGACCTTCGAACTGGCGGCGCAGGCCTGGCTCGACGGGCGGGTGATGAAGTGCGACTACCACTCGCCGCAGAAAGTCTCGCCAATGGAACTGATCATCTACTTCATTGAGGTCAACGCCAGGAACCGTGAGGCCTACGCCATCGGAGTCAACCGCCTCAAAGAAGGCGGGCGGCCCTACGTCTACCGGCTCTCGCGGATGCGGAACATGACGCTGCTGAGTGACGAATGCCAGATTCCTGAGGACTTCCGTCCGCTGGAGTACCTCTCGAACGCCTGGGGCATCATGACCGGTGAGACGGTCAAAGTGGAATTGTTCTTCTCGCCCGCCGTCAAGGAACGGGTGCTGGAAACGCACCTAGGCCAGGGTGCGGAAGCGGTGACGCTGGCGAGCGGGCATACCCGCGTCATCCTCAATGTGGGCGGCGTTAAGGAACTGGTGCCGTGGCTCCTCGGCTGGGGCGGGCAGGTTGAAGTGATCGGCCCGCCTGAGCTGCGCCGTGCCGTAGCTGAAGGACATCAGCAGGGGCAGGCTGTCTACGCTTGA
- a CDS encoding UvrD-helicase domain-containing protein: MATSLQPTPAQTRAIQAPASVFISAGAGSGKTRVLAERIVRLLGTDPGPLPRQIVAVTFTEAAAQELRVRVTRYVEERAESGDPHWLEVLSALPLMAIGTIHSLCGRIAREHPVESGAGLSFLIQDETEAGAWLEERLPLALSACEAGDLLALPGRLRAEVTRTLLADPLAARAALDAALQQTELPDEERRLLAWRQVEAEWNAARAQLRLFSGPAGERLEAYRLSALGCAEPAPCSAAGLRKLETALGGYNGRLGGKQWSVEAKAAVHEALKTLQNLCQRPDLRGETAALAVHDRALASLSRVFDTVNAELQAWRMQEEVATFADLEVYADRALRSAEVQAYYAQRFTHLLIDEAQDTNPVQWRILKALAGPGGNLTVVGDEKQSIYAFRRADVRVFHQARTQVQHLGGEQVTMHTSFRTHAPLVEVMNAYFSSLMTGPTAAGSTRATFESLNAHRQENPVGDPAVEWHAVLGEADVGTLRSAEGHYLAARIQGLLLSARLVHGPQGLRPVRLSDIAVLFRARGDMKRYEDALSRAGLPFVVHGGRGLLTRPEVLDAVHLLQTVADPTADVSLAAVLRGPVAHLTDASLLKLARLRQKGESLWAAAQRSSEPEMQRAVTLLSVLRDKAATLPASQLLLDAERLTHLSAVHALQPDGPRRLENLRRFSGLLRQWASEGKPGVTAVAQHLRRLERLGHEEPEAPAPHADAVQLMTIHGSKGLEFPVVIVADVLRGAGGSAPAVRFDAEHGVAIRLPQLDSPSAAWDHLAGLEREREDAEAERVAYVAFTRAADLLILSGSAKDAELKRLTKFESHLPTDGVMRVQVDLHSVTPAPRLRLDVRTGRPDLTVLQGPGAALPETLPVTALAAYRTCPRQFAHRYVNGFVPLADLWAAQAVSEASNPERRSAGRTIGDAVHKAIEEGLLPGKLAAAFPHLSPADLQDVARLTAAAKSAVFAEVPGPFVRERPIQLQLGSVMFEGVVDAWNEAEGFILDYKTDKSVEPEHHLPQLSVYAKRLGARSAALAYLRQEQLHVFNAEDLARGLKDVEADIERMTARDFTPNPSVSSCHRCPYRGVCDVAESIPQENA; this comes from the coding sequence GTGGCCACTTCTCTGCAGCCCACGCCCGCCCAGACGCGGGCGATCCAGGCACCCGCCAGCGTCTTCATTTCAGCCGGGGCTGGGAGCGGTAAAACCCGGGTATTGGCCGAGCGCATCGTGCGTCTGCTCGGTACAGACCCTGGACCGCTGCCACGTCAGATCGTCGCGGTGACCTTCACTGAAGCGGCGGCTCAGGAACTGCGCGTCCGGGTCACGCGCTACGTCGAGGAACGGGCTGAGAGCGGTGATCCTCACTGGCTGGAGGTGCTCTCCGCACTGCCACTGATGGCTATTGGAACCATCCACAGCTTGTGCGGGCGGATTGCCCGCGAGCACCCTGTGGAGAGCGGCGCGGGCCTGAGTTTTTTGATTCAGGACGAAACCGAGGCTGGCGCTTGGCTCGAAGAACGCCTGCCGCTGGCCCTCTCCGCCTGTGAGGCGGGCGACCTGCTGGCCCTGCCAGGACGGCTGCGCGCCGAGGTGACGCGCACCCTGCTGGCTGATCCGCTGGCGGCCCGCGCCGCGCTGGACGCGGCCCTGCAGCAAACCGAGCTGCCTGATGAGGAGCGGCGACTGTTGGCCTGGCGACAGGTGGAGGCAGAGTGGAACGCGGCGCGCGCGCAGCTCAGGCTCTTTTCCGGTCCGGCCGGGGAGAGGCTCGAAGCGTACCGCCTGAGTGCCCTCGGTTGCGCTGAACCTGCGCCGTGCTCCGCTGCCGGGCTGCGCAAGCTTGAAACCGCTCTGGGAGGGTACAACGGCCGTCTGGGCGGGAAGCAGTGGAGCGTGGAGGCCAAGGCAGCGGTGCATGAGGCGCTCAAGACCCTACAGAACTTGTGCCAGCGGCCGGACCTGCGCGGCGAGACGGCGGCCCTGGCCGTGCATGACCGGGCGTTGGCCTCGCTCTCACGGGTGTTCGATACGGTCAACGCTGAGCTGCAAGCCTGGCGCATGCAGGAAGAAGTGGCGACCTTCGCGGATCTGGAAGTCTACGCCGACCGGGCGCTCCGAAGCGCTGAGGTGCAGGCCTACTACGCCCAGCGCTTCACCCACCTCCTGATCGACGAGGCGCAGGACACCAACCCAGTGCAGTGGCGCATCCTCAAGGCGCTGGCCGGGCCGGGAGGCAACCTCACGGTGGTGGGCGACGAGAAGCAGAGCATCTACGCTTTTCGCCGCGCCGACGTGCGGGTGTTTCATCAGGCCAGGACGCAGGTGCAGCACCTGGGCGGCGAGCAGGTCACCATGCACACCTCGTTCCGTACCCACGCGCCGCTCGTTGAGGTGATGAACGCTTACTTCTCGTCGCTGATGACCGGGCCCACGGCGGCAGGCAGCACCCGCGCGACCTTCGAGTCCCTGAATGCCCACCGTCAGGAAAATCCTGTGGGTGATCCAGCGGTGGAGTGGCACGCCGTCCTGGGTGAGGCCGATGTGGGTACGCTGCGCTCGGCGGAAGGGCATTACCTGGCGGCGCGTATTCAGGGGCTGCTGCTCTCGGCACGCCTGGTGCACGGCCCGCAAGGGCTGCGTCCAGTGCGGCTGTCGGACATCGCGGTGCTTTTTCGTGCTCGCGGCGATATGAAGCGTTACGAGGATGCTCTGTCGCGGGCTGGGCTGCCGTTCGTGGTGCACGGCGGGCGCGGCCTGCTGACCCGGCCGGAAGTGCTCGACGCCGTTCACCTGCTGCAGACGGTGGCTGATCCCACCGCCGACGTCTCCCTGGCCGCAGTTCTGCGCGGTCCGGTGGCCCACCTCACTGACGCGTCTCTGCTCAAGCTGGCCCGCTTGCGCCAGAAAGGAGAGAGCCTGTGGGCAGCGGCTCAACGTTCATCTGAACCGGAGATGCAGCGCGCCGTGACACTGCTCTCTGTTTTACGCGACAAGGCGGCCACCTTACCGGCCTCGCAATTGCTGCTGGACGCTGAGCGCCTGACCCACCTCAGCGCCGTGCACGCCTTGCAACCTGACGGCCCGCGCCGCCTGGAGAATCTGCGGCGTTTCAGCGGCCTGCTGCGCCAGTGGGCGAGTGAAGGCAAGCCGGGCGTCACGGCGGTGGCGCAGCACCTGCGGCGTCTGGAGCGTCTCGGGCACGAGGAGCCGGAAGCGCCGGCCCCGCACGCTGACGCGGTGCAGCTGATGACTATTCATGGCAGCAAGGGCCTGGAGTTTCCTGTGGTGATCGTGGCCGACGTGCTGCGGGGCGCTGGCGGGTCAGCCCCAGCCGTACGCTTTGACGCCGAGCATGGCGTGGCGATCCGCTTGCCTCAGCTGGACAGCCCTTCGGCTGCCTGGGATCACCTGGCTGGGCTGGAGCGCGAACGCGAGGACGCCGAAGCAGAGCGGGTGGCCTACGTGGCCTTTACCCGCGCGGCGGACCTGCTGATTCTCTCAGGCAGTGCCAAGGACGCCGAACTCAAGCGCTTGACGAAGTTCGAGTCGCACCTGCCAACTGATGGCGTGATGCGGGTGCAGGTGGACCTGCACAGTGTCACTCCCGCGCCGCGCCTGCGTTTGGATGTCCGAACGGGCCGACCGGATTTGACGGTGCTGCAAGGGCCCGGCGCGGCCCTGCCCGAGACGCTGCCGGTCACTGCACTGGCTGCCTATCGCACCTGTCCCAGACAGTTTGCGCACCGTTACGTCAACGGCTTCGTGCCGCTGGCTGATCTGTGGGCGGCGCAGGCGGTGAGCGAGGCCAGCAACCCTGAGCGCCGCTCGGCTGGGCGCACCATCGGCGACGCGGTGCACAAGGCCATCGAGGAAGGGCTGTTGCCTGGCAAGTTGGCGGCGGCCTTTCCACACCTGTCACCCGCTGACCTGCAGGACGTGGCCCGCCTCACCGCGGCGGCGAAGAGTGCCGTTTTTGCCGAGGTACCGGGTCCGTTCGTCCGTGAGCGGCCCATCCAGCTTCAGCTGGGCAGCGTGATGTTCGAGGGCGTGGTCGACGCCTGGAACGAAGCAGAAGGCTTCATCCTCGATTACAAGACGGACAAGTCCGTCGAACCTGAGCATCATTTGCCGCAGCTCTCGGTGTATGCCAAGCGTCTGGGGGCCCGTTCAGCAGCGCTGGCGTACTTGCGTCAGGAACAGCTGCACGTCTTCAATGCCGAAGATCTGGCGCGTGGTCTCAAGGACGTGGAGGCTGATATCGAGCGGATGACGGCCCGCGACTTCACGCCGAACCCTTCCGTTTCAAGCTGCCACCGCTGCCCGTACCGAGGTGTGTGCGACGTGGCCGAGTCAATTCCTCAGGAGAATGCATGA
- a CDS encoding PD-(D/E)XK nuclease family protein: MSALPVRLLVTSSDAPLRLEIAAKTVQLQGPFALVVPNVPAGRSVRARLGDHLRAQSLTQLARERLRAGGWRPLKPGERDAFLRRALADTEFQYLTPLLDRPSTWSSLARTLSELLRADVEPQAILSVAQGAREADVARAFDAYVTACRHERRFDMSGNEYFARRYALGTPLRALVHGFTHLDASQISFLGALLASGSALTLPDPDERRLNETRRTAQAFQARGFVTEHLPAAPHPHEGDTILSHTAPDVESEVRAALRQVRAWLAAGSAPHQLGVVVRDEATYLPALIDVAREYDLPLTGHHQLPLLRTAVGALVWLWLEALEGDWTFSRTRALLTHPLCGLLGDSLEVARRLSPVFPAGLEAWHPDIVWLELPPEESLSGAVGRLERFLREAGVVDRRRTDMQLNAHIASLVEALSGAAQDHTLRPRQDVTALLRHTLSTHTTPLLLGRGGVRVTNPLGLLGRQFHKLWVLGLADGSYPPRVSESPLLDSAVRARWSEAGVFVPDASTSTAVEETIFHGAVLSSAHELVLSSPRRTAQGRALSPSVFLTRLGTLPAWSSEVPLASDSEQLLQQALHGGEVPEAVRSGAQIEQSRDAGQPSAHHGLLGESLWDPAWTWSASQLHDVGACRFRWFGRKALGLREDADPEAGEDRRVTGTLLHAALEGALQGWTPQDHPALLLERAEAALDRAIIRERRAGNFHPGPLFEIERREWRQIVQQALQSPDFLPEGWTPDQGALEGSFDKTLAVGEVVFRLRGVVDRLDHSPVGKLVTDYKVGTYISTVQPDAQETGKLDLEIQLPLYMRALGAVGGRYFSIEGSKVIGAAGQLNTKKAYDAAKHEAALDTFLLGVHQDFEAGQVTPRPDQDGKACGFCTVAPVCRHPGGRA; encoded by the coding sequence ATGAGTGCTCTTCCGGTTCGGTTACTCGTCACGTCCAGCGACGCTCCTTTGCGCCTGGAGATCGCCGCAAAGACGGTTCAGCTCCAGGGACCGTTCGCGCTGGTGGTGCCGAACGTCCCAGCAGGCCGCAGTGTACGCGCCCGTCTCGGCGATCACCTCCGGGCCCAATCCCTGACCCAGCTGGCCCGCGAGCGCCTGCGTGCCGGGGGCTGGCGGCCCCTGAAGCCCGGTGAGCGGGACGCTTTCCTGCGGCGCGCCTTGGCGGATACTGAATTCCAGTATCTGACGCCGCTCCTTGATCGCCCCAGCACCTGGAGCAGCCTGGCCCGGACGCTCAGTGAGCTGCTGCGTGCCGATGTGGAGCCGCAGGCGATCCTGAGCGTGGCTCAGGGTGCTCGGGAAGCGGACGTCGCGCGGGCGTTCGACGCTTACGTGACCGCCTGTCGCCACGAGCGGCGCTTCGACATGAGCGGCAACGAGTACTTTGCCCGCCGTTACGCGCTCGGCACGCCGCTACGCGCCCTCGTCCACGGCTTTACCCACCTTGACGCCTCACAAATCTCGTTTCTCGGCGCACTGCTCGCTTCCGGCTCAGCACTGACCCTGCCGGATCCGGATGAGCGCCGTTTGAATGAAACGCGCCGCACCGCCCAGGCTTTCCAGGCCAGGGGCTTTGTCACGGAGCATCTGCCTGCCGCCCCACACCCGCATGAAGGCGATACCATCTTGTCTCACACCGCGCCGGACGTCGAGAGCGAGGTGCGCGCGGCGCTACGTCAGGTGCGGGCCTGGCTGGCGGCTGGCTCGGCCCCGCATCAGCTCGGTGTGGTGGTGCGCGACGAGGCGACGTACTTGCCAGCGTTGATCGACGTGGCTCGCGAATACGACCTGCCGCTGACCGGCCACCATCAACTTCCGCTGCTCCGCACCGCCGTGGGAGCGCTCGTCTGGTTGTGGCTGGAAGCCCTCGAGGGTGACTGGACCTTCTCGCGTACCCGGGCGCTGCTCACCCATCCGTTGTGCGGGCTGCTCGGCGACAGCCTTGAAGTCGCGCGCCGCCTCTCGCCCGTCTTCCCCGCTGGCCTCGAAGCCTGGCATCCGGATATCGTCTGGCTCGAGTTGCCGCCGGAAGAATCGCTCAGCGGCGCAGTGGGCCGCCTGGAGCGTTTCCTGCGCGAAGCGGGCGTGGTGGATCGCCGTCGCACAGACATGCAGCTCAACGCCCATATCGCTTCTCTGGTCGAAGCTTTGAGCGGCGCGGCGCAAGATCACACCCTGCGCCCCAGGCAAGACGTCACTGCGCTGCTGCGCCATACACTCAGCACCCACACCACGCCGCTCCTCTTGGGGCGCGGCGGTGTCCGGGTGACCAATCCGCTGGGCTTGTTGGGCCGCCAGTTCCACAAGCTGTGGGTGCTGGGCCTGGCGGACGGAAGTTACCCGCCTCGTGTCAGCGAGTCGCCGCTGCTCGACAGTGCCGTTCGGGCACGCTGGAGTGAGGCGGGCGTTTTCGTACCGGACGCGTCTACTTCAACAGCTGTGGAGGAAACCATCTTTCACGGCGCGGTGCTGAGCAGCGCCCATGAGCTGGTGCTGAGTTCGCCGCGCCGAACAGCGCAGGGCCGCGCTCTCTCGCCGAGCGTGTTCCTGACGCGCTTGGGCACTCTTCCGGCCTGGTCGAGCGAGGTGCCACTGGCCTCAGACAGCGAGCAATTGCTCCAACAGGCGCTGCACGGCGGTGAAGTCCCAGAGGCAGTGCGCAGTGGCGCTCAGATCGAGCAGAGCCGCGACGCCGGGCAGCCCTCAGCGCACCACGGCCTGCTCGGCGAGTCCTTGTGGGACCCCGCCTGGACCTGGAGCGCCTCGCAACTTCACGATGTGGGCGCTTGCCGCTTCCGCTGGTTTGGCCGCAAGGCGCTGGGCCTGCGTGAAGACGCCGACCCTGAGGCCGGTGAGGACCGCCGGGTGACCGGCACCCTGCTGCACGCTGCCCTGGAAGGGGCGTTGCAAGGTTGGACCCCTCAGGACCATCCTGCGCTGCTGCTGGAACGGGCGGAGGCGGCACTCGACCGGGCCATCATTCGCGAGCGCCGCGCCGGGAATTTTCATCCAGGGCCGCTCTTTGAAATCGAGCGCCGCGAATGGAGACAGATCGTGCAGCAGGCCTTGCAGTCACCAGACTTCCTGCCGGAGGGCTGGACTCCGGATCAGGGCGCACTCGAAGGATCGTTCGATAAGACGCTCGCGGTGGGTGAGGTGGTCTTCCGGCTGCGTGGTGTGGTCGACCGGTTGGACCACTCGCCAGTGGGAAAGCTGGTGACCGATTACAAAGTGGGCACCTACATCAGCACGGTGCAGCCGGACGCTCAGGAAACGGGCAAGCTCGATCTCGAGATTCAGCTTCCGCTGTACATGCGGGCGCTGGGCGCGGTGGGCGGACGCTACTTCAGCATCGAGGGGAGCAAAGTGATCGGAGCAGCAGGTCAACTCAATACCAAAAAGGCGTACGACGCTGCGAAGCATGAGGCAGCGCTCGACACCTTTTTGCTCGGCGTACATCAGGATTTTGAAGCGGGTCAGGTGACGCCACGGCCCGATCAAGACGGCAAGGCCTGCGGCTTTTGCACGGTAGCACCGGTGTGTCGTCATCCGGGCGGACGAGCGTGA